A stretch of Saccharothrix texasensis DNA encodes these proteins:
- a CDS encoding metalloregulator ArsR/SmtB family transcription factor: MDEVAGAIADPVRRSILEMLRAEARLSAGQIAERFAISRPAVSRHLRVLRESGLVRDELVGRQRFYVLDASRLTPLSRWLAGFDVPGRPSGWAHHLDALDTEVHRARRERRAARARADGPPADRPSTDESPADDSKEHTA, translated from the coding sequence GTGGACGAGGTGGCGGGCGCGATCGCCGATCCCGTGCGGCGGTCGATCCTGGAGATGCTGCGCGCCGAGGCGCGGTTGTCGGCCGGGCAGATCGCCGAGCGGTTCGCGATCAGCCGCCCGGCGGTGAGCAGGCACCTGCGGGTGCTGCGGGAGAGCGGGCTGGTGCGCGACGAACTGGTGGGCAGGCAGCGGTTCTACGTGCTGGACGCCTCCCGCCTGACGCCGCTCTCGCGGTGGCTGGCGGGGTTCGACGTGCCCGGCCGGCCCTCGGGGTGGGCGCACCACCTCGACGCGCTGGACACCGAGGTCCACCGCGCCCGGCGCGAACGCCGCGCCGCCCGAGCCCGTGCGGACGGCCCGCCCGCCGACCGGCCGTCCACCGACGAATCCCCTGCCGACGACTCGAAGGAGCACACCGCATGA
- a CDS encoding SRPBCC family protein, with protein sequence MSPTPTGRLFRADAGSDLVITRTFRALADDVWASLTEPERTARWFGPWEGDAAPGRTVKVQMVFEEQEPWVEVRVDACDPPRRLALSMVDEAGTWRLELLLSEVDGVTELRLVHHLSTEEGIGEVGPGWEYYLDMLIASRAGAPLPRFDDYYPSQKEHFERLTTTD encoded by the coding sequence ATGAGCCCGACCCCCACCGGCCGGCTGTTCCGCGCCGACGCGGGTAGCGACCTGGTGATCACCCGGACGTTCCGCGCGCTCGCCGACGACGTGTGGGCGAGCCTGACCGAACCCGAGCGCACCGCCCGGTGGTTCGGCCCGTGGGAGGGCGACGCCGCGCCGGGGCGCACGGTGAAGGTGCAGATGGTGTTCGAGGAGCAGGAGCCGTGGGTGGAGGTCCGCGTCGACGCCTGCGACCCGCCCCGGCGGCTGGCGCTGTCGATGGTGGACGAGGCGGGCACGTGGCGGCTGGAGCTGCTGCTGTCCGAAGTGGACGGTGTGACCGAGCTGCGCCTGGTGCACCACCTGTCGACCGAGGAGGGGATCGGCGAGGTCGGCCCGGGGTGGGAGTACTACCTCGACATGCTGATCGCCTCCCGCGCCGGCGCGCCGCTGCCCCGCTTCGACGACTACTACCCGTCCCAGAAGGAGCACTTCGAGCGCCTGACCACCACCGACTGA
- a CDS encoding VOC family protein has product MAHIGSVVLKVADARRAAEFWTRTLDYELVNGPIGDESPVLAPKDGNGPTITLDEDDRTHLDLHVTGEAALRAEVERLIGLGAVRVPWTYPPGAGFVVLADTEGNAFCVVDTGQN; this is encoded by the coding sequence ATGGCGCACATCGGAAGCGTGGTCCTGAAGGTCGCGGACGCCCGCCGGGCGGCGGAGTTCTGGACCCGGACCCTCGACTACGAGCTGGTCAACGGCCCGATCGGCGACGAGAGCCCGGTCCTGGCCCCGAAGGACGGCAACGGGCCGACCATCACGCTGGACGAGGACGACCGGACCCACCTCGACCTGCACGTCACCGGCGAGGCGGCGCTGCGGGCCGAGGTCGAGCGGCTGATCGGGCTCGGCGCCGTGCGCGTGCCGTGGACCTACCCGCCGGGAGCCGGTTTCGTGGTGCTGGCCGACACCGAGGGCAACGCGTTCTGCGTGGTGGACACCGGGCAGAACTGA
- a CDS encoding M20 family metallopeptidase, with amino-acid sequence MDLLPLTEQLLRIRSTADRPADLRRALDFVLDVVGPEFTVERFESGGKPSALVYAGERRPHFRVIFNAHLDVVPGTDGQFRPRRDGDRLIGRGAQDMKLSALVLASVFRDLAGRLPYPIGLQLVTDEEVGGRDGTLHQLEQGVTGSFVVIGEHSALRVVAESKGLATVRLHAVGRAAHSAYQWLGDNALVKVVRAVDGVLAAYPVAGEEEWRTTVNVARISSENEALNQVPADATAWLDVRFPPEDADFTGRTPEEVAAHFTALCPPGVTASVDHFEPPHRADPDGPDLVALRRAARAQGYSGDLLRKHGAADSRFYFQRGIDAVIFGVGGDGQHGPDEHADLGTVEPYRRALVAFLEGIA; translated from the coding sequence ATGGACCTGCTACCGCTGACCGAACAGCTGCTGCGCATCCGGTCGACGGCCGACCGCCCGGCCGACCTGCGCCGGGCGTTGGACTTCGTGCTGGACGTGGTCGGACCCGAATTCACCGTGGAGCGGTTCGAGTCGGGCGGCAAACCGAGCGCGCTCGTCTACGCGGGCGAACGGCGACCGCACTTCCGGGTGATCTTCAACGCGCACCTGGACGTGGTGCCGGGCACGGACGGGCAGTTCCGGCCACGCCGCGACGGCGACCGGCTCATCGGCCGCGGCGCGCAGGACATGAAGCTGTCCGCGCTGGTGCTGGCGTCGGTGTTCCGCGACCTGGCAGGCCGGCTGCCGTACCCGATCGGGTTGCAGCTCGTGACCGACGAGGAGGTCGGCGGGCGGGACGGCACGCTGCACCAGTTGGAGCAGGGCGTGACGGGGTCGTTCGTGGTGATCGGCGAGCACAGCGCGCTGCGCGTCGTCGCCGAGTCGAAAGGGCTCGCCACCGTGCGGCTGCACGCGGTGGGACGTGCGGCGCACAGCGCGTACCAGTGGCTCGGCGACAACGCGTTGGTGAAGGTGGTGCGCGCGGTGGACGGCGTGCTCGCCGCGTACCCGGTGGCGGGGGAGGAGGAGTGGCGGACCACGGTGAACGTCGCCCGGATCTCGTCGGAGAACGAGGCGCTCAACCAGGTGCCCGCGGACGCGACCGCGTGGCTGGACGTCCGGTTCCCGCCCGAGGACGCCGACTTCACCGGCCGCACGCCGGAGGAGGTCGCCGCCCACTTCACCGCGCTGTGCCCGCCCGGCGTAACGGCCTCCGTCGACCACTTCGAACCGCCGCACCGGGCCGACCCGGACGGGCCGGACCTGGTGGCGCTGCGACGCGCCGCCCGGGCCCAGGGGTACTCGGGCGACCTGCTGCGCAAGCACGGCGCGGCCGACTCGCGCTTCTACTTCCAGCGCGGCATCGACGCGGTGATCTTCGGCGTCGGCGGCGACGGGCAGCACGGGCCGGACGAGCACGCCGACCTGGGCACCGTCGAGCCGTACCGGCGGGCGTTGGTCGCGTTCCTCGAGGGCATTGCCTAA
- a CDS encoding MFS transporter has product MTSAYEPDPRRWKAFTVTLVAGFMSLLDVSIVSVALPSIQHGLGTTPAGVQWVVSGYALAFGLTLVPAGRLGDAIGRRTMFLVALGAFVLFSALAGLAPSTEVLIAARLAQGISAGALAPQNSALIQQLFRGAERGRAFGFFGSTVGVSTAVGPVVGGLILAAAGEDEGWRWIFYVNVPIGVVALVLASRLLPRARGGPRGHLDLVGAALLGTGVLAVMLPLVLAEAGGLAHLWWLFGIGAALLVLFVRWERQVAARGRSPMLDIGLFTGTPGYGTGALLGMVYFVGFAGIWLVFALYYQLGLGYTPLESGLAVTPFAVGSAASAVAGGRMVEKWGRKLTVTGLSTVVAGLAVTAVVLRFAPPHVAGWAVAPALLVAGVGGGWVISPNTTLTLRHVPVSMAGAAGGALQTGQRIGSAIGTAALTGVFYLVLTASGRDFPVAASVAVGGATLAVALALVVAVLELRARPRCPSAVDGAEQAIPEAP; this is encoded by the coding sequence GTGACCAGCGCGTACGAGCCGGACCCGCGGCGGTGGAAGGCGTTCACCGTCACGCTCGTCGCCGGGTTCATGAGCCTGCTCGACGTGAGCATCGTGTCCGTCGCCCTGCCGTCCATCCAGCACGGCCTCGGCACCACGCCGGCGGGGGTGCAGTGGGTCGTCTCGGGCTACGCGCTGGCGTTCGGCCTGACCCTGGTCCCGGCCGGACGCCTGGGCGACGCGATCGGGCGACGGACCATGTTCCTGGTCGCCCTGGGGGCGTTCGTGCTGTTCAGCGCGCTGGCGGGGCTCGCGCCGAGCACCGAGGTGCTGATCGCGGCACGGCTCGCCCAGGGCATCTCGGCGGGCGCGCTGGCGCCGCAGAACTCGGCGTTGATCCAGCAGCTGTTCCGGGGCGCGGAACGCGGCCGGGCGTTCGGGTTCTTCGGTTCCACGGTCGGCGTGTCCACGGCCGTCGGCCCGGTGGTCGGCGGCCTCATCCTGGCCGCGGCCGGCGAGGACGAGGGCTGGCGGTGGATCTTCTACGTCAACGTGCCGATCGGCGTGGTCGCCCTGGTGCTCGCGTCCCGACTGCTGCCCCGGGCCCGCGGCGGGCCGCGCGGCCACCTGGACCTGGTCGGCGCGGCCCTGCTCGGCACGGGTGTGCTGGCCGTGATGCTGCCGCTGGTGCTGGCCGAGGCGGGCGGGCTGGCGCACCTGTGGTGGCTGTTCGGGATCGGCGCGGCGCTGCTGGTGCTGTTCGTGCGGTGGGAGCGGCAGGTCGCCGCCCGCGGCCGCAGCCCGATGCTGGACATCGGCCTGTTCACCGGCACGCCCGGTTACGGCACGGGCGCGTTGCTGGGGATGGTGTACTTCGTCGGGTTCGCCGGGATCTGGCTGGTGTTCGCGCTGTACTACCAGCTCGGCCTCGGCTACACGCCGCTCGAGTCGGGCCTGGCCGTGACGCCGTTCGCGGTGGGGTCGGCGGCGTCCGCGGTGGCCGGCGGGCGGATGGTCGAGAAGTGGGGCCGCAAGCTGACCGTCACCGGGTTGTCCACGGTCGTGGCCGGTCTCGCGGTGACGGCGGTGGTGCTGCGCTTCGCGCCGCCGCACGTGGCGGGGTGGGCGGTCGCGCCCGCGTTGCTGGTGGCGGGCGTCGGCGGCGGCTGGGTGATCTCGCCGAACACCACGCTGACGTTGCGGCACGTGCCGGTGTCGATGGCGGGTGCGGCCGGTGGGGCGTTGCAGACCGGGCAGCGCATCGGCTCGGCGATCGGCACGGCGGCGTTGACCGGCGTGTTCTACCTGGTGCTGACCGCGTCGGGGCGGGACTTCCCGGTCGCGGCGTCGGTCGCGGTCGGCGGCGCGACGCTGGCCGTGGCGCTGGCCCTGGTGGTGGCGGTCCTGGAGCTGCGCGCCCGACCGCGGTGTCCGTCCGCTGTGGACGGTGCGGAGCAGGCGATCCCGGAGGCGCCGTGA
- a CDS encoding STAS domain-containing protein yields MITEPFGHSFRVDRQVHGYAVVVRVAGEVDALTVSELKHEIAVGLALATPPAPVVVDLSEVDFFAAAGLNELHRGHLAAKAAGVQLRVVAGHRHVLRPFEISGLDQEITPCPTLAEALVVRTPGDARRFALPTT; encoded by the coding sequence GTGATAACCGAACCTTTCGGCCACTCGTTCAGGGTGGACCGCCAAGTCCACGGCTATGCCGTCGTGGTCCGCGTCGCCGGCGAGGTCGACGCGCTGACCGTCAGCGAGCTGAAACACGAGATCGCGGTCGGCCTGGCGCTGGCCACCCCGCCCGCCCCGGTGGTGGTGGACCTCAGCGAAGTGGACTTCTTCGCCGCCGCGGGCCTGAACGAACTGCACCGCGGGCACCTGGCGGCCAAGGCGGCAGGCGTGCAACTGCGCGTGGTCGCCGGCCACCGCCACGTCCTGCGACCGTTCGAGATCAGCGGCCTGGACCAGGAGATCACGCCGTGCCCGACGCTGGCCGAGGCACTGGTGGTCCGCACACCGGGCGACGCCCGCCGCTTCGCCCTCCCCACCACCTGA
- a CDS encoding LysE family translocator, with the protein MTSGLLSYLGLCLLITVTPGLDTAVVVRNALRGGTRAGLWTAVGCAAGLFVHAFVVAIGLAGLLLRSQFAFDVVRWGGAVFLVLLGLRSLWVARRPVAPAPGPEQEGGRWGRHAPVVQGLMTNLTNPKATLFFLAALPQFVPVDESGRAVPVAVGLAVIAVLFSLAGLGLVAVGLGRARRWLDSPRARQAQEALLGATLVALGVRVALE; encoded by the coding sequence ATGACGTCAGGGCTCCTGTCCTACCTCGGGTTGTGCCTGCTGATCACCGTGACGCCGGGGTTGGACACGGCCGTCGTGGTGCGCAACGCACTGCGGGGTGGCACGCGCGCGGGACTGTGGACGGCAGTGGGCTGTGCGGCGGGGTTGTTCGTGCACGCGTTCGTCGTCGCGATCGGGCTGGCCGGGTTGCTGCTGCGCAGCCAGTTCGCCTTCGACGTGGTCCGGTGGGGTGGCGCGGTGTTCCTCGTGCTGCTGGGGCTGCGGTCGCTGTGGGTGGCGCGCAGGCCGGTCGCGCCCGCTCCCGGGCCGGAGCAGGAAGGGGGCCGGTGGGGTCGGCACGCCCCCGTCGTCCAGGGGCTGATGACCAACCTCACCAACCCCAAGGCCACGCTGTTCTTCCTGGCCGCCCTGCCCCAGTTCGTGCCCGTCGACGAGTCGGGCCGGGCGGTGCCGGTCGCGGTCGGCCTGGCCGTGATCGCCGTCCTGTTCAGCCTCGCCGGGCTGGGGCTGGTCGCGGTGGGCCTCGGTCGGGCGCGGCGGTGGCTGGATTCGCCGCGGGCGCGGCAGGCGCAGGAAGCCCTGCTCGGTGCCACGCTGGTCGCGCTGGGCGTGCGGGTCGCGTTGGAGTGA
- a CDS encoding DUF6343 family protein: MTGPGHPDDDLPPRAPPRSALTLRLWLAGIGVVFNGVAAVLCVRAGLTWLAVLLAVIVVALVVDFGWVAHRKRRGDPG; encoded by the coding sequence GTGACCGGTCCCGGTCACCCGGACGACGACCTGCCCCCGCGGGCGCCGCCGCGCAGCGCGTTGACGCTGCGGTTGTGGCTGGCCGGGATCGGTGTCGTGTTCAACGGCGTGGCCGCCGTGCTGTGCGTGCGCGCGGGCCTCACGTGGCTGGCGGTGCTGCTCGCCGTGATCGTGGTCGCCCTGGTCGTCGACTTCGGCTGGGTGGCGCACCGCAAGCGGCGCGGCGACCCGGGCTGA
- a CDS encoding DUF6221 family protein, which yields MDVEPNRLSDVDLRGFVLDRLDEDAERLAREELPLLDEAERRGRLAILRSDDGRELLIVPGEARTADERVPVPFEEKAQWLREEVQGGSDRSVLLLLAAAYDTHHGWQEEWRT from the coding sequence ATGGACGTGGAGCCGAACCGACTGTCGGACGTGGACCTGCGCGGATTCGTGCTGGACCGGCTGGACGAGGACGCCGAGCGGTTGGCGCGCGAGGAGCTGCCCCTGCTGGACGAGGCCGAGCGCCGGGGACGGCTGGCGATCCTGCGGTCCGACGACGGCCGCGAGCTGCTCATCGTGCCCGGTGAGGCGCGCACCGCCGACGAGCGCGTGCCCGTCCCGTTCGAGGAGAAGGCGCAGTGGCTGCGCGAGGAGGTTCAGGGCGGGTCGGACCGGTCCGTGCTCCTGCTGCTGGCCGCCGCCTACGACACCCACCACGGCTGGCAGGAGGAGTGGCGGACGTGA
- a CDS encoding isocitrate lyase/PEP mutase family protein: MAYGKALREAVAAPGTTPLIGVFDMVSASIAARHYDGLFVSGFGFSASHYGLPDVGFIAWPDVVGFVQRMRLALPTKHLLVDIDDGYTDPEVACQVVRALEQVGASGVILEDQQRPRRCGHVEGKRVLPLEQYLEKLDLVLRTRTDLVVVARTDATDEAEMLRRAAAFAGTDADVVLVEGMPSTDVIRRVRRAVGDKALLFNQIAGGRSPQLSLGELTELGVDVAIYSTPCLFAAHAAIEEAMVRLKDRDGVLPDDSITVAESQDLLKENISRHHDVPAPRASQPAMTR; the protein is encoded by the coding sequence ATGGCTTACGGCAAGGCACTGCGCGAGGCGGTCGCGGCTCCCGGGACGACCCCGCTGATCGGCGTGTTCGACATGGTGTCGGCGTCGATCGCGGCCCGGCACTACGACGGGCTGTTCGTCTCCGGCTTCGGCTTCTCCGCGTCGCACTACGGCCTGCCCGACGTCGGCTTCATCGCCTGGCCGGACGTGGTCGGGTTCGTGCAGCGGATGCGCCTGGCACTGCCGACCAAGCACCTGCTGGTCGACATCGACGACGGGTACACCGACCCGGAGGTGGCCTGCCAGGTGGTCCGCGCCCTGGAGCAGGTCGGCGCGTCCGGCGTGATCCTGGAGGACCAGCAGCGGCCCCGCCGGTGCGGGCACGTCGAGGGCAAGCGGGTGCTGCCGCTGGAGCAGTACCTGGAGAAGCTGGACCTCGTGCTGCGGACCAGGACCGACCTGGTCGTCGTGGCGCGCACCGACGCCACCGACGAGGCCGAGATGCTGCGCCGGGCCGCCGCGTTCGCCGGGACGGACGCCGACGTGGTCCTGGTCGAGGGGATGCCCTCGACCGACGTGATCCGCCGGGTCCGGCGGGCGGTCGGCGACAAGGCGCTGCTGTTCAACCAGATCGCGGGCGGCCGGTCGCCCCAGCTGTCGCTCGGCGAGCTGACGGAGCTGGGCGTCGACGTGGCGATCTACAGCACGCCGTGCCTGTTCGCCGCGCACGCGGCCATCGAGGAGGCGATGGTGCGGCTGAAGGACCGCGACGGCGTGCTGCCGGACGACTCGATCACCGTCGCCGAGTCGCAGGACCTGCTGAAGGAGAACATCAGCCGCCACCACGACGTGCCCGCGCCGCGCGCGTCGCAGCCCGCCATGACGCGCTGA